A window of the Zeugodacus cucurbitae isolate PBARC_wt_2022May chromosome 4, idZeuCucr1.2, whole genome shotgun sequence genome harbors these coding sequences:
- the LOC105220868 gene encoding dnaJ protein homolog 1 has product MGKDFYKILGINKSANDDEIKKAYRKLALKYHPDKNKTPQAEERFKEIAEAYEVLSDKKKRDIYDQYGEEGLKGGVPGGPGEHGGGNYSYQFHGDPRATFAQFFGSSDPFGIFFSSNDPSRMFGDSQNIFMSGGNEDDIYSQMGGGGAFRSQSFNAQPNRKRQIQDPPIEHDLYVSLEEVDKGCVKKMKISRMSMATGQPRKEEKVLNITVKPGWKAGTKITFQKEGDQTPGKVPADIIFIIRDKPHQLFKREGSDIKYNAHISLKDALCGTIVKVPTLQGDRITLNSVGEVIKPNTVKRIPGKGLPFPKEPTRRGDLLVAFDIKFPDSLPPATRELLTDVLPN; this is encoded by the coding sequence ATGGGCAaggatttctataaaattcttggCATCAACAAAAGTGCCAATGACGATGAAATCAAGAAGGCTTATCGCAAATTGGCATTAAAATACCATCCGGACAAAAATAAAACACCACAAGCAGAAGAACGTTTCAAGGAGATTGCAGAAGCATATGAAGTGCTCTCAGATAAAAAGAAACGTGACATCTATGACCAATACGGCGAAGAAGGCTTGAAAGGTGGAGTGCCCGGCGGTCCAGGAGAACATGGTGGCGGTAACTACAGCTATCAATTCCACGGTGACCCACGCGCTACTTTCGCGCAGTTCTTTGGTTCGTCAGATCCGTTTGGTATTTTCTTCAGTTCAAACGACCCCAGCCGTATGTTTGGAGATTCACAGAATATATTCATGTCCGGTGGCAACGAAGATGATATCTACTCGCAGATGGGTGGTGGTGGTGCCTTCCGTTCACAATCGTTCAATGCGCAACCAAATCGTAAACGACAGATACAAGATCCACCAATTGAACACGATTTATATGTGTCACTAGAGGAGGTCGATAAAGGTTGtgtaaagaaaatgaaaatttcacgtATGTCAATGGCGACAGGACAGCCGCGCAAGGAGGAGAAAGTGCTAAACATCACCGTAAAACCCGGTTGGAAAGCTGGCACAAAGATTACTTTCCAAAAAGAAGGCGATCAGACGCCCGGAAAAGTGCCCGCTGATATCATTTTCATAATACGTGACAAACCGCACCAGCTATTCAAACGCGAGGGCAGTGATATCAAATACAACGCACACATTAGTTTGAAAGATGCGCTGTGTGGCACAATTGTGAAAGTGCCAACGTTACAAGGTGATCGGATAACATTGAATTCAGTGGGAGAAGTAATCAAGCCAAACACAGTGAAACGTATACCTGGCAAAGGATTGCCATTCCCTAAGGAACCAACAAGACGAGGAGATCTCTTAGTGGCGTTTGATATTAAATTCCCCGACAGCCTGCCGCCTGCAACAAGAGAACTGCTGACAGATGTATTACCAAACTAA